One Panicum virgatum strain AP13 chromosome 9K, P.virgatum_v5, whole genome shotgun sequence genomic region harbors:
- the LOC120651099 gene encoding serine/arginine repetitive matrix protein 1-like produces the protein MIYGVYCLMLACCGKKNPPIRSLRKDPVHGSFECSPTPVPHDRLRLPPPSSFGLALHRRSPPSEPWVSLAALQASLRAPTLPPLASLAVLPIGVAGPTRPRRLSSSRTGRRRRPSTPPLATEARLPARALLLLALPRPDSCRSSAPAVLTRRSPSIPADVAHAMRCRQRRRAGRPSPFADTYATRPSQQAARPARRSEPPSRRTAAHGQRRSPRGAGGAPHMRTPALPARRLRSSVRGSRPALPPRSRLPPLASPPSASHGTRHLRARAGRRSPVAPPSPVAHGSPSPLHAHRTPVISRTPAAAAKAIAAMPHLDGETD, from the coding sequence ATGATTTACGGCGTGTATTGCCTCATGCTGGCTTGCTGCGGTAAAAAAAATCCCCCCATTCGATCTCTCAGGAAGGATCCTGTTCACGGCTCATTCGAGTGCTCACCTACTCCTGTGCCGCACGACCGcctccgcctgccgccgccgtcctccttcGGGCTGGCTCTCCACCGCCGCTCCCCGCCGTCTGAGCCGTGGGTGAGCCTCGCCGCCCTACAGGCTTCCTTGCGCGCGCCGACCCTGCCACCGCTTGCCTCCCTCGCCGTCCTGCCTATCGGCGTCGCCGGCCCGACGCGGCCTCGCCGCCTTTCCTCTTCCCGcacaggtcgccgccgccgcccgtcaacCCCGCCACTGGCCACCGAAGCACGTCTCCCCGCCCGAGCACTGCTTCTCCTTGCACTTCCCCGCCCGGACAGCTGCCGCTCATCCGCGCCGGCCGTCCTCACGCGGCGGTCGCCATCCATCCCCGCCGATGTGGCCCACGCCATGCGCTGCCGCCAAAGgaggcgcgccggccgcccctccccgTTCGCGGACACGTACGCGACGCGCCCCTCCCagcaggcggcgcggccggcccggCGCTCCGAGCCGCCCTCAAGGCGCACGGCCGCGCACGGTCAGCGGCGCTCCccacgcggcgccggcggagctcCGCACATGCGCACACCGGCGCTCCCCGCGCGGCGGCTACGGAGCTCTGTCCGCGGCTCGCGGCCCGCGTTACCTCCGCGCTCCCGGCTGCCACCGCTCGCCTCGCCTCCATCTGCGTCTCATGGGACGCGTCACCTccgcgctcgcgccggccgccgctccccagTTGCGCCGCCTTCGCCCGTGGCTCATGGGTCGCCGTCGCCTCTGCACGCGCACCGGACGCCAGTCATCTCGCGTACGCCCGCAGCGGCCGCCAAGGCCATTGCCGCCATGCCGCACCTCGACGGGGAAACGGACTAA